Below is a genomic region from Triticum dicoccoides isolate Atlit2015 ecotype Zavitan chromosome 5A, WEW_v2.0, whole genome shotgun sequence.
gttaggggggatctccgggctgtccacgaggcagggaggcgcgcccaggggggtggggggtgggtgggtgtgcccccaccctcgtgggcagcccaggactcttctggaccaactcttttagtccatggccttcttctggtccaaaaataagctccgtcaagtttcaggtcaattggactccgtttggttttccttttctgcgatactcaaaaacaaggaaaaaacataaactggcactgggctctaggttaataggttagtcccaaaaatcatataaaataacatataaatgcatataaaacatgctagatggataatataatagcatgaaacaataaaaattatagatacgttggagacgtatcagcggccccGTCCCCACCTCGCCCCACatcctcgccgccgcctgaggcagcCGCTGGGCAAGCCCAGGGCGCCAAGGATGGTGGTGGCGGGGTCTCGGCTGCCCTGCCCCTGTGTGGGGAGTCCTGGATCTGGAGCGGTGGCTCCTTTGGCGAGGCACGGCAGGCTCCGGCGAGCAGCCGTGCAGGTGGTGGATCTGGCGTCCTGGCCGCGCGGGCGGCGGGATCCCGGTGGTCgttggcggctggcggcggcttcCGCGGCGATCGGTGTGCGTGATCTGGCGCCTCCCATTCTCCCCTGTCTGGCGTGCGGGCCAGCCTGGTCGGGCCGCGCTTCCCTTGGTTGCCGGTTCTGTACAGGAGGTGTTGCAGGTGGCGGGGATCTAGTTCGGTCGAAATCCCTATCTGGCCATGGCCGGCAGCACCGACGGCGACGCCTAGGGcgccgttcccctccttggaggcgtcagtATGGACTGATCTCCTCACTCTCCCTTCCCCTAGGTATCCCGGGCGAAAGCCCTAActttgttgggcggcggcggcgctcacggcgccgttcccttcttgaaggtgccGCTTTGAGAACCTTGGGGTTGGGTGAcgcttgtgggtggtgggcgacAGCGGTGGTGCGGACCTATCCTAGCATGAATCTAGGTCggttgcttggagatggactcgcgtaggtggaggtcgtcgtttggCATCGTGGTGGCGTCCATGATGGAGGACCTTCCAaggctcgcgtaggtggaggtcgttgTTTGGCGTCGTGATGGCGTCGATGGCGGATGACCTGCCAAGGTTGACAtctcaatctgctctgaagatggaccagtgaaagatggcggcgacgacactcacacatgtgagtgcgtcggcCGGTTTGTGCCTCGGACCCGGTAGATGGCTTggtcggggcctccggctttagatgttaggcttagttAAGAGGTCTGGATATATGACCTGACTTGCACCCCTttatcatatggataggagtagcggcagatgtCGCCAAGATgacggattcaggcatattgttgttctACTTATAAGGTCCTTGAGAATATTCAATAAAatagccgcatgcatctcccaaatACACAAgttgggggtcatcctccttttcaaaaaaaaaaaaatcaagTTCTCAAGAATGCAGAGTGTCTAGTTCGTGTAGAATTGACTAAACTGAGACTGCCTAGCTCGTGCAtttcacactcaaatcaaagggggGGCCTAGCAACTTCTTATTTCTTTTCAATAATTGAGCTAGCAGTTGATCTGCGCCATGTTTTCTCCTTCCTTTGGCAATAAAGGAGTTCTGTGCGCACCACTAATTTTGGTGCCATCTCCTGTCCACGGACCTACAAATCTCAAAAGCCCACCGGCCGTGTTTCCGTCCTTGATGTGGTTGTTGCCACAGTGACGAGCACGGGGAGCACGTACGCCCCCGTCCTAGCTTGACCACTCCAAACCAACAACCTCCCGGCCTGCTGCATGGCTGCAGCGGGCCGTACGTGTTGACGAGCACCGACAGCAAAGCTAGCGCACACAGGATCGAGGAGGAAAGCTACGCAAAGTCATACAAAGCAGTAGCAGCAACGCATGGCGCAGAAGAATTATCAACGGAAATATACTAAGAGCAACTCTAACGAAGCGATCCATTTCGTCTGTCCATATTCATTTAGATCGTCGCGAATAAAAACACCGGCACAACACATCGATCTGTTCCCAAAAACCTTCCGCTTCGCGTCCGTGCGGACCCATTTTCAGCTCAAAATTGCATCTGAAATGTGTCTGCGTGGACGCGCCGCATGTCCCCTTGGTGTCCACCGCGGCTCCGCATGTCGGCCGTGCAACTACCACCCACGGTCGTATTTAAGACNNNNNNNNNNNNNNNNNNNNNNNNNNNNNNNNNNNNNNNNNNNNNNNNNNNNNNNNNNNNNNNNNNNNNNNNNNNNNNNNNNNNNNNNNNNNNNNNNNNNNNNNNNNNNNNNNNNNNNNNNNNNNNNNNNNNNNNNNNNNNNNNNNNNNNNNNNNNNNNNNNNNNNNNNNNNNNNNNNNNNNNNNNNNNNNNNNNNNNNNNNNNNNNNNNNNNNNNNNNNNNNNNNNNNNNNNNNNNNNNNNNNNGGGCTCATCCAATTCCGTCCACATTTGGCCCCCACCACCCCCTTCGTGCTTCCTCGCCAGCGACAACCCAAACCCTAGCCATGGGGCTCTTCGGCAGCAgcggcaagggcaagggcaccctCGGCACCTCATCCTCCCGTGCTtcctctccccttcctcctcctccgccgccggcgcGTGCCCGCTCAGGTCAACAGCatctgcacatctcggtacaccaagCGCGGTGGCACTGAGAGTTCAGGCAGCTGCTGCCGTACCCGGACGTCATGCTGCCACACCACTGGCACCTCAATCCGCAGCGGATCCCGGTGCCGGCTGTGCTGCGGACACATCGGGCGCATGACGAGGAGGTGCGCAGGCGCCAGGTGTAGCTCACGCCGGCGCAACAACGCATGCCCGAGTACGCCGGAGACTCTCCAATTGTGCCTAGTTTGCCCTCGAACACGAGGAGCAACGGCGGCTGGGCGTGCAACGCCGCCACGTCAACCCCCGCCTCCCCCTGTTGccaagccggaggaggaggaagccgagacgGCCTACCAGGCGGCGTTGGCGGAGGCCTTCGCCAACTCCATCGAGGAGTGACGGAAGGCCGAAACGGCAGCAACGGAGGAGGCCATGTACCAGGCGGAGATGGCGGAGGCCTTGGCCCTCTCCGTAGCAGGCGACCGCGTGGTGCCGCCGTCGTCGCCGCGGCTAACCCTAACGACGCATGCGCCCGAGCAGGCCGAGAGGGACGTCTGGACCGCCTAGGTGCAAGAGTTCATgagtgcccccctcccccctccattTGGCTTGGTGCCACGCCGGCGCAGGAGGCCATGTACCTCAAACATTGGCGGCAGCGCTAGCTGGCGGACGAGCGCAGAGACACTGAGCAGCACATGCAGAGGgagcaggaggaagaggaggagtgctCCCGCGTCGCCCAATTGCCTCCGCCGCAGCAGATGTCGGAGGAGGTAGCCCTGGTGGCCTATCAAgccgccttcggttgggccgggctGCTTCCCGTCTTCATCGACCACACCGGTGGCGATGACGACGACAAGTGCAAGGCTGACGTCTAGAGCTGCGTGTGTACGCcaactttattttttatttttatgaaaGTTTAATTAAGTTTAAATGGAATTTGGTCGGTGGTTGACCGGCCAGTTATTATAAATTAagtttttatttttgttattgtaAATTAAGTTGAGACAGCAAAGCTAGCGCACACATACAGGATCGAGAAGGAAAGCTACGCAAAGTCACacaaagcagcagcagcaacgcatGGCGCAGACGAATTAACAACGGAGCTATACTAAGTGTTCTTTGTGGCCTAACCGGAGCAGAGCAATGTATACTTCACTTTCGACATATCCTTCCTCATATCTCACATCTCATTAGCTTTTCTTGCATCTTTAACTTGCTTCCACATGCACCCAGCTTTAGTTCTCCCTCAAATATAGTGCGCAGTCCACATGCTCAAATTGCTCTCTCTCTCCATGTTATTTTCACACGCTTTGGACTGCCAAAAAGCTTGATCATGACATGGGTAGCAAAGCGGCACAGTGGGTAGCTCCAGACTATAAATACATCCTAGGGGCCTCAGGACAAGGCCCATGAAACTGAAACCACCTTGTCTAACTCTCAGTCTCATCATCTCGATCAGCATTTGGGTGATCTGCGCATGCCTAGCCTGAGGCAGTGCAGCACCTTAGAGAGGCAGCTGCTCGGCCACCTCTCAGCCACGAAGATGAAGATCGCCAAGGCCCCGGTGCTCCTGAAGAAGGCGGTGACCATGTGCAAGAGCAagaccggcgtgctcgccgccaggCTCCTCTTCCTCGCCTCGCTCCGGCGCAGGATGGCCACCGTCGGCGTGATGTCTCACAAGATACACGCGCTCATGGCGGCCGCGGATCGGGCGAAGGCCGGAGGGGACTGCCACAAGGCCGTCGTTTCGCGCAAGGTCGAGAAGACGCTTCCAGCGATCCATGGCGGTGAGACCGTTGATCTTACGCATCAATTGGCACTGTTTTGTCAAGAGGAGGATGTTGGTGGTGGCTTCCCTGACTGGACGCTGCACCCCATCTTCAATGACGATGACAATTGCTGTTACACGGAAGACGGCGATGAAGATGTTAGTGATGTGCTACTCGATGGGTGCAATGGCCACCACGACGAGCCCTCGGTGATAGATGTGATCAGGAGCAACAAGGAAGTCCAGGGGTTGGAGTTCAACATGGAAGATGAGATCGACCAGGCTGCCGATATGTTCATCAGGAGGTTCCGGGAGCGGATGAGCAAGAGCATTTAGTCTcacctgtttgtgtttcatctaccTGATTGCACGAATGCGTGCCGCTGACTAGTTGACAGTAGATGTCGCGAGGGAGAATGTTAGATTGACACCGTAGCATCTAGTAGTACGTAGGGGGGCTAGACTAAACTAGTACACGGGTATGAACATTTTCGCCCTAGATCTTTCCGGGCACCCATAaattagtttttttttgagaaatagtaACGTGTAGTATAGTACAATCATGCAAGGGGTAGCAGATACTTAATCATAATTTTTTTGGAGGATTTGCTTAATTCCTTTTTCTTGGATCTGGATCCGATGGCTCCAGTATTTCTACTCACTTTTCATAACAAGAATCATGTCTCATAACGAGCTAATAACTGTGAAAATCGACGATAACCGGATTTACCGCCCCACCCCCAATCCACCTTGGAAGGGCATACCAGGCTAAATATTCGAATGGGGGTTTCTGGCTATCTATATAGTATAGGTATCTGTCTCTACCATTGAGTGGTGTTGGTGTGATCAGTCACGACGGCGGTGCTTTCCTTCAGATCATGGGCTTCAGTTCTCGTATCTTCATATATCTTCACACTTCACTAGTGGTCTCTGGTGTGATTGTTCAAGACGGCAGTAACTTTAACCTTTGTTTTGTATATTAATATATGATGGTGTTTCCAATAAATAAAAAATAGTTATGAAATATTTGTATGCCAAAAATCTAATGatataggtttgttttctctctaaAGTTTGCTTATACAGTCAGATGTCAAGCTGCAAGAACACCAACAAAATTATCCTACAATCTAGATGCTCATTGGATCAGTTGTCGTATGCTCTCTTCTTAGGATCTGCAGCTATAcacccttttgtcattttttcatTGGATATACGAAATAGTCTAGTACAGTCTTATCCAACTGCCTTGCATGATTCTTGTTTGCCTATACAATCTGACTCCATCTTTATAAAATGAAGTTTTAATAAATGAATGGCAACAAACCTTCAAGGCTTCGATTCCACTAATCAATGCTCATTTATGTACTTCTCCGCCGATGAATTCAAGACTTACTTCCAATATCACTGTTAAGGAAATAGAAGTGGCTCTCTTCCAAATGGGGCCAACGAAGTTGTCCAGGCCGTACGGTTTCCCTGCGCTTTTTTACCAGACACTGGTCGCTGGCTAGGGAGGATGGTGTGCAGGGCTGTTCGAGATTTTTTGTTGGGGGAGGTTGTGCTAGAGTCTTTTAGTGCCACAGTGATGGTCATGATTCCGAAAGTAAACTTACCGGAGTTGCTTTCGCAGTTCAGACCCGTCCATTTCTGTAACGTGCTCTATAAAATCGCAACCAAAGTTCTTGCTAACAGGTTAAAGAGCATCCTTCCTATACTAATCTCTGAGGACCAGAGTGCTTTTGTCCAAGGAAGGTTAATCACTGACAATGTTCTTGTGGCTTATGAGTGTGTGCATGCTATACGAACgaggaaaagaaagaaaagttTGTGTGCGGTCAAGCTGGACATGATGAAGACATACGACCGAGTGGAGTGGATTTTCTTGGTGCAAATGATGGAAAATTTTGGCTTCGCTGGAGAGTGAATAAGGATGGTTATGAGACATCTTACCACTGTAAGCTTCACAGTTAAACTTAATGGAGGGCTTTCCAGGAGCTTCACACCTTCTCGGGGTCTTCGACAGGGAGACCCCCTCTCCCCGtacgtcttcttattttgtgtggagGGATTTT
It encodes:
- the LOC119297619 gene encoding uncharacterized protein LOC119297619, producing MPSLRQCSTLERQLLGHLSATKMKIAKAPVLLKKAVTMCKSKTGVLAARLLFLASLRRRMATVGVMSHKIHALMAAADRAKAGGDCHKAVVSRKVEKTLPAIHGGETVDLTHQLALFCQEEDVGGGFPDWTLHPIFNDDDNCCYTEDGDEDVSDVLLDGCNGHHDEPSVIDVIRSNKEVQGLEFNMEDEIDQAADMFIRRFRERMSKSI